The Cryptomeria japonica unplaced genomic scaffold, Sugi_1.0 HiC_scaffold_84, whole genome shotgun sequence genomic sequence CTAACTAATGAACTTTTTACAATTAAGAAATCAAAGTGATCAACAATCGAATATAAGGAACAAATAGAGTGAGAGGGGGAATAAAATTCTACACCTGATCGATTCATGATTATAATAAGTGGTTCATATTATAGAAGAGCAAGTCAATAAAACAGTTTGGTCATATTTTACGCTAGTATAATCTCAGTTTTCTTGATAACTACTCgagtacatttttttttaatatctctcATAGGTTTTACCTTGTCTTTCATACCACACTCACAATCTCCAATTCCCCATTGAGTTTCCACAAATGACTAATACGAAAGGTAAATCTACATCCATGTAAGAGCATGGACACCGGGAGTGATCTAATATTGGATGCAATTAAGTGAGGAATATTTTTTGAATGAATCCCTATACTTTTGGACCCTTTAATGACATGGTTTGCATAAGTAAGAAAATGTTTATTAATGTAGAGAGCATGGTTTTAGGTACTTTTCTATGTGGAGGTGATACAAATAGGCATGGGTAGCCTATGCGGTTACAGATGATTGTGGTTCTTCCATCAACGCTATTCTCTTTTTTATTGAATGATATGGTGTAATAGAAAAGTCAAGAATAtacaactagcaattgcaccttggtgtgcaatatgtACGCCGAATAGATGTggaatgattattaaaaaaaattgatctattttttcatatatttgtgCAACACGTGAGATAAATTAGCAAACCATTTAGTAAATGATATTATTTATTCAACAAAGGTCTCAACATTTGAAAAAATTATAGatccaaatcaactatgcatctactTAAACGGACAAATGCAATCAAACAAAACCCTTAAACCGGGAATATAATCGAGTTCCATTACCAATATTCTTATGTTTTGTTTGaaatagggagagaaggagagagggagatatagggatataaagagagagatagaggaggaagaGTGAGGGAAAGATAAAGGAGTGAGGAGATAGAGTTAGGCGATAaatatagagaggaagatagagatcgagattgatatagatatggagaagaatagggatatggatatgagaggaagagataaagagagaggagagagaaatagatagagatagaagagataaatatatagagagggggagagagaatgagCGAGGGATAACTTTGAATCAATTGTGCATTCATTAATACAAACCAAACATAAGTGAAAGAAAACCTTTCAATCAAAAGATAATTGaactccattaccaataggctcatgttatgtttgcaatagtgaGAGGGGAGAGATGAATAGATAAAGAGAGCGAGACATGTCTGGAGATAGGGTGACAGAGGAAGAGAGAGCTAGAGATGGGAATGAAGAGAGGGAGGTGGCAAAGAAATAGATGGTTAAAGAGAGTGAGACGTGcctagatagagtgagagaggatgaAAAGGACAAATAAAGAGAGATATAGTTGTAGAGGGATAAGGAGAAATTAAGATAAAGATTAGGAGATAGAAACAGAtagaaaagaagagatacaaagatacaaaaggggagagagagagagagggagggagggatattTTTGGGCCAATTTGTAATTCAAACTCGTTAATGAAGATGTTAACATAGGTTGACACCTAGTATGGTGGTTATACCTTTTGTAAATCTTTGAACCAATAGTAATAGTATTAACATAGtattgaattatttgtaattgccATGTATAACCTCATTTTGTGTGTTTTGTCACGTATGCACTATCCTTTAGTGCATTATCCACTTATACTTCTCAGTACATAATACATCTGAGGAATTTTGTAGATAGAGTGGCAAGGGAAGAAGTTACATAGAAGTTGTATACTTCAACACTTCTCTTGTTTGTATTTATTTCTCACATTTGGGAGTCTTAAATTACACACTATAATTATTTTCTCGATATCCATACTTGCCTTGCTTTAGCTTTACAAACAACCTTATGACCACACATAATAAGGTCAAGTCATCCTAAAGCCCATACAACCTTGCATCCCTCTAATGACATGTGTGGTTAATAATCACATTCTAAACTGAATTAACAATAGCTTCGATTTTATGTCCAACGACCATTaagtttaatttaatctaaattgttctattgatctagattctcctttaaataagaataatatttaagaagtcataaacatataatttaatattaaattttttaaatacataattaattattttaatattataaacttttaaaagcaataaatattaatagataaaaatttcaaaataaattaaaacaaattatttttaaaattcaaaatataatttaaaaataataatatatagaactttttacatttttaaaaatactaaaaaatcgAACTATTTCAACAATGAGGTTTAGACCAACCATGCactacaatttgcaatcaacaaataacAAATGGTATGAGCACTAAGTAATTCATCATATATCTTCGCATTTCTCCATCATAATCAGTAAAATTCAATTaactttgagaagtaacaagaacccatgcaaaatgtagaaagaCAGCACAaacatccaccatatcttcaacaaaacttatgtattaatttcaacaagtcttggaaacaatctctagcttcctcctcctactctactttcTAACAGTTCTGCTCTACTCTATTATCCACCTATTAACCTTTAAAAATGAGAAGGCAAACCTTATATAGAAGTCTTGATACAAATGAATGTCcgagattgatttgaatttaatGGCCGAGATTTaaccatgaaaccctaattagggctagtTATAACAACAACCACTTTAACCAATGAGAAAACTACAACACTTTGGGCACATGTCCCTCTTTGAATGTGGATCAATGAGAAATGAGATTAGGTACattgaataatatttgatgtaatgcCATATGTCACTTGCTCCTCCTTTGATGAGTTAGGTTCAATACACCTACAAGAACTGACTTGGCATCACTGAATTGGTCTATGATGATCAAGCACCACCTTAGCTTGCATGTCTCCCTAGCAATATGTCGACACTCAACATCatccaattgcttgatgtgatggttcatattctcaAATTGCATCCTCTTGAAAATCAAGTTTctagctttgattaactcttctaaaactatttataacatgtaatttttttcatatcagttatctttttcttgaataatattttaggAGATTGACAAAATACCTAGGTTTACATTTATTATACTTTTAGTATTGTTATCTATTCTTTCATTGTGGTAGATGTAAAATGTTTCTATCATAATTTTGTGGGATACATATATGACTAATCCATTACAATACAAGGAACATTTTGGAGCACCAACAACAACTACGTATTTAGACTTTGTTAGTGTATCTGAATGTTCCTTCTAGATAAATTTTAGAGTTGATATTAGCTTGTTAGGATGTTGGTTTCTTGGGATTCTATGCCTGTGTGTGATGACAtttcattatattaattaaaatatttctaattgatagagtttctattttatttatgattttaatatacatatttatataatttataaaaaacttttcaataaaatatttaatatatttataaaaatctttatcataataatgtatatttaattcaaataaaaatttctatcttaatttgttttaaatttaatgaaaaataaataaataagtataaattattttgtaatttatgaaaTAGGCTCATGACAATAACTGCATAGTTACTCTCTAGTTGGTatgatgtcaaaaaaattagaTGCACGTAACATCATTTGGCTACCAGTTGGAGGAATTGTTGAAGAGATTGTATGGTTAATTAGTAACTTATATTTCAtaagttttatttttcaaaaagctTTGAATGAAACCTACACTAGATGTGTGTGCATGTAACCACCCAGATGATGGAACTTTACTACATTTTGTGTAGTATAATTCACGAAATGATACTTCATCATTAAAATATGTGAACAATTTTTAAAATAACCAAATTGGAAAGAGCATAAACAATACGGGGGCAAAAAGAACACAAAATATGCACTAGGAACTATTATTGTCTTCCTCCATAAAAGCCTCCACAAAAAAGTGCTTGTAATAGGAATAAATCTCTGGAAGCAATTATTCTCATCCAAAATTCATGTAACAAAGATTCATAGTTGACAAAGGatcttttcatcagcaatggaacaAGGGACACTATAGCCTAAAAAGGCAAACGTGACTACCAAAATAAAGTAAAACTAGATGAGGCCATGAGGCAAAACAAAATCTCCACATGCCCTCTAATGCTAGATAACTGGTCTAAGTGGTGCAAAACATGACCTTGAAGAACTCAAGTAACGGTAAAAAAAGGTTAAAAATTAGACCAAGAAGGAGTCTTGCGGCCTTGTAAATAGCCAAAATGACATTCATGCAaggaaaaattaatagagaaagacaaaacagttttattcaaattgttcaaaattcatgcaaaaatagataagcaacatatgcaactctaagattgaccaaaaattgatttgatttgacaatatttatgttAACAACAGCCAAGAGGgaagaatgagaggggggtgaatcagtcttcaccggaataacAAACTTTACCGCAAAAcacagatttgataaactgcagtaataagacagataagaaaattaatagcacaacacacaacactaagattttgatgcGCAAAACCCAGTTaagcgaaaaaccatggtgggaacctacccacagtaagatgatactctacaatagtatgtgaaaatattacaatgaggaatgcacatgcattcaggcacactgcctagagctcactgctcaaataatatttgctcggaaggctacaacccttagggaagtctcactgactcgcaataagatttggactacaattcgaaagaaatgaacggaaagaatagcatctccaaatagaatctcaccacaaactcaacatcgAAGGATACATCACATGttcgcacacaaacctctctctgataatgaagacacaacatcaaacaaccaaattacatgactatatcacctatatatataatttatcaaccttgataacaaggtcggctaaaccctcgaccctcaattaaaaaattacatcacacgatacaaacactgaccaccagaccaatatagtggtttacatagcatagcatggttctaggtcaaattcccaaacacataactccaccgaaaatcacgcaaagatcaatcgcaacacgctacaccaccagaaatggtgcataacacacaaatcatcactggttgatagaaaccaccaaaaactcacacaacgataaatacagattgccaaaacaaataggacataattaaaaaaaataccagcaagcacattagaatcatccacaatagctgcaccaacactacttttcaaatcttcatcggtcaacgtctgaaagctaaagaacacaaccaatcaacaacggccaggaagaaagataacttgcggagaaccaaatcatgattcaactgaaattaagatacacaagaccttcccaagaaatatcccaaaatctcagcaccagatctgatcacaccaaaatataccagaggatataccgaactctgcgaaacagtgatcaacaaagcatcgctacaaaccggatcagaaaatcttcccaatctgcaatcaccagagaaaatcataggaatatgttgacatcaatgaccacaacatatcctagcatgaccaacaatatccaacaatttatGCCAAAACAACCACTTTATATCACTAGTTCAAATCAAATATCTATGCCAAAAGATCAGCCTATGCAAATTTTACCACACCAGAAAGTGCCAAAAAGCCAGCACACAAGGATCGGCTTTTTAATAAAATATCCCAAACCTTTACACATGCAGATTGACCATAGTAAAATAATTGATCGTCttattaaaattgaagacaaatcaTCTTTTAGCTAATTAAGCGCTTCCACTATCCACACAATAATGTGTTCCTAAAAAATCGCCCTACAGTAGAGCTTCAAATTTGTCAACTTGGTCTCCATGATcaacaatttaataaaaaatatatataatttaaaatacactaatcaaccatgaaataaaatctcctatttttattttattatttatacgatGAATTTTATAAACTTCAATTCATCGGGATTTTTAAAATCACAGTAGAAACACCTTCGGATTATCATGTCCTCACAAGAACACAAAAATATTATGGCACAAATCCACATTCCTTTCAGATGctcaacctcaatcaaaacctcTATAAATCTGCagtcataattaaaataaattacaaacatgtGAGTACCAAAAAACTAGTGGAGCTCAAAAAAAGAAAATGCACAGATTGAGATGAATGATAAGCTCTTAATATCTTTGATCAACTTAGGGGTGATTAAAAATACATATCTAATACAGTTCCACCTATAATATCAGATGCTATCTAGAATCATGTAATGTTTCATGGATAAGATTAACATAACCAGGCATTATTCTAACAACTAACCATCTAGCAAACTTACATAGAAGAATATTCTAGTTAGAATATCATACACTAACAACACATAGCTTGAAAAATTGGCGTAGGCTATTTTGGGTTCATGGAGGTGCGAGCAAACGTTAATCTATAGTAAGTGAAATTGCTCAAACCCACAAAAAGGTCATTTGGAGCTCGTCGATTTTGCACAAGTCACGAGTTTTCTCTTGCACAAGTGTTTATCCTTTTGTAGACTACGGTCTTCTTCAGCATGGTTTTCTATgtggttttcttctatttttttgtgtGTGCCTGGTTTATTCGTGTGTGTACCTAATGTTCAGATTGCTTTGGAAAACCAGGTTATTTCCCCTGTTGGTGAACTTTTAACTAGCACATTTTTCAAGGACTAGTGCACCCAACACCCCTATTTTGCTAAAATAGGCTCAACTGTTGAGAGATGAAAGTGGACCTTGTAATTTGCatgaatctaatttgttttgttgtcccATCACAACAAAATGTTTCGAAAAGGTGTGAACTTCATATAAACACAACTCCCTTTCCCATTCTAGGAATCAATGTACTCAATATAGAAAACCAAAAAACCTAGTCAATCAAGCATTCAGGGAGCGAAACGATAAAGAAGTCCCAATTTGATTATTCAATCATTGAAATATATGCTATAGCAATTATGATCAAGTGTATTATGTAATTCGTACCTAAGATAAGGTGTCATCATTTCACCATTTATCATTTGCTTAGCCTCTTTTCTTGTGGGGGCATGCATCCTATCTCATCATTATCATTGTTGAAGAGAGAACACTAATACGCGGTTTGGATAAGGTAATCCCTTATATGAAATAACCATTTCTCCCAATTTTCTCTATCTACAGGTCCAAATCCGATAACAAGAAAGTTAAAGAAAAGTAGACCAGACATTAGCAGGCATCACAAAACATTGATTGAACGAAAACCCTAAGAACAGGGCACCCAGCAGTCATTGACCCATATTTTTAAGAGGCAAGTGATCAAATattgtcgatttcattttcgatcATCTCTCAATTTTCCCTCAACTTTAGACACGGATCTCCAACGTTTCTCTCTAGTACAATTAGCTTCATATTACAGTCCCAATTTCCTCTCTATGTCTCCATCTCAGATATGTCTTACTCTTTCTATATTTCATCTTGTATCTACTACATTCTATAAAACTTAGTCATTTTACCATTGTTAGACTAGTTCATCTATAGACACTTCACTGTCTCCATCTCATGCAACAAAAGGAACAGGAACCTAATTTCGTATCCCTTCCTTAAAGACAACAACTAGTCCTATTCTTATTACTAATTATGTTGTGTCAACTAAGATCTTCTAGCTTACATTGGTCAATCGTAGGATCTTGTTTCCTCCATTTCAAGGTTTACATTGATTTATGAGATGGTATGATTATATATGCTACATAAACCAACATTTTTTAAGGTATGATCCCATATTGTATTGGTATAAAATTGGTGGTACTGAAACCAACATTGATATAGAAAAAAATAGACATTTTTATTTCTAACGTGTTTCCATCTACATCTTTCACTTGTCTTGCAATTGTGTACATTCTCATGTAAATACCAACGATGTTATACTCGCGCCCTTTTATGCTTCATACCATAATGTGACTCCTCTAATTCCATAAGACCAGGAGTGCGCAAGGAGTGTAATGCTTCGTGTGGTTCATGTAACTAAACTCGGCTTCTATTTGTAGATATGAGCAAAGGTTGTGTTTTTATCACTTAAAATGTGCTTTATATGTTTTCTTAAATGCTCACATATACATACTGGTGGCATAAAATGAAAGTAAGCGTGTAGGACTCAATAGAATATAAAATAGTGACTAGTGATTTAGAACTTTCCTTGGTGTAAcccaataaaaaatattgaaaagaatgGAGTTGTACCCTCATCTCTAGTATCAATTAAATGCAAGATTCACAAGCCAACTTCTCAATTTGAGTCTTAAATACAAAGTGGACATTACCTAGCACTTATGTAATTTCGTACAATATTGTATTCTTGTGGAAAGAGCTTGCTTAACAATATGCTCGAGTTCTACGCTCATTGACTAATTCTCTCCAATGACAAAACTTATGTTTCCATGAGTTGAAATCTAGAATCTCCATTTCCAAGTGTTGCACCATCTTATTACTCGacgtttttcttcatccaaatctaTTGATTGATATCTTCATTATTTTATAGTCTCTCTTTTCAATGTCTTCCCCCAAGCTAAACTATGCAACCAAATAGCGTTCACTTCCTTgtcaacctcaatcaaaacctaGAATAAAAAACATGCACCTAGCTATCAAATATGGAATAAAATACATGCACTTGTCTAAAACAAATTAGCACTTccctaaataaatcatgtagaaaaCTTTCTCCAATACCAACCGATCGATAATCAAATCGAATATTCCATTCTAATCTCACCATCGCTGATTTTTGTTCTCTTCACTTATGTGCCGATCCAATGCACTATGCTACTGATGTGAACATTCAGAAAGCCAAAATTGGTATCTTCTACATCTACACCTTCCACTTGTCTTGAAATTTTGTATGTGGTCAAATTTTGTGCCTACAATGTTATACATAATATTTCGCACCCCTTTGTGATTTATAACAATATGTCACCCCTGTAATACCACAAGACTATTTAATAAAGAGTATGTTGATTGAATAAGATTTATGTATTTGAAATATGCTTCTTTTTTGTTGTGAGCATGTACTATGTTTTTCATCAACTCAAGACATTATTGTTGCAGTTTCTTAAGAATTTGAGTATCTGCAGTAGTTGCATAGAATGAAAATGAGCAAGCTTCAAAGACATAGGTTATATAGACATCGAAGGCATGAAAGAAGAGGTCGTGAAGCTTTAGAATGAACTGATGTATGAAGCTCTATTTTATTAGATCATTTATAAATGCATGGGAAAAGTAGAAGATTATGATATTTGCAGATCTCACTGATAATGTATGAGTTATATCTATTATCTTATTCTTGATGGAAATGCGATTGCCAATTTCTCAATATGACGACACTTTTATCTTCTTCGTATCAATCAACAAATACCTTGAGATATTGGAAATTATATTCAAAATGCGCTTACAACTTACCTTAAAATGTGTTACAGCAAAGTGAAATTTTAATGTTGTCATCAAAGGGACAAAACGACatcaatatttaattttcaatctttgGAATATGATGAGGACATACTGATGTCCAAAACAGATGCTATGAATGGCACAAGAGGACGCCAATAACCCTAAAATGATAGTTTTATTCAACGGTTAATTTTCAATCTTTGGAATATGATGAGGACATGCTGATGTCCAAAACAGATGCTATGAATGGCACAAGAGGACGCCAATAACCCTAAAATGATAGTTTTATTCAACGGTGAGAAAAAAGAATTGGGAAAGACGGTCTTCATTGGGAGacctcttgtttgttttgtttagtatgcgaatttcttttgaatgtaattcACCAGTTCCTGGGTGATGCGGAAGGCCTTGCTCAAAACGGAATCGGGGAGAGGGGGATTCGCCGCAAACAGAGAATTGGCGATTGTCTGAACTCCGGGAAACTGGCTGCTCAATCCAGCTATGGCCACTGCATTTTCATGccccacattctgctggaaatgaacaagtgcctttggaaacacaaacacatctcccttctccaaAGTTTTGCTGAAAAATTTGTTGCTGgtgtcaatgaaacccacaagaagctggccttccagtaaaacaagaacttcggtggctcttgggtgtgtgtgaggaggatttattccacccacTGCGTAGTCGATGCGGACCAACGATATTCCAAACGTATTGAGGCCTGGTATCTGTTTAACGTTCGCCATCGTTACGTTGGAGCCCACATCATTGTCGGTGTTCCCTGCCTGCCCAAGTCCCCGGAAGAAGAAATCGTTTGCTGAAACTTGCATTGGGTCTTTGCAAACGAACCCGTTCACCAAAACTGTTTAAAACAAGATCAAATCAATCTGTCTGTTAGTAACTCGACTCGTCTAATAAGCAAATCATTATCATTGTTTATGTATAAATATTCTCACTCACCGTTGCTTTCCTCATCTGCAACGCAGAAATCTTGCAAGGGATCCGGATCCCCTGCCATGACCCTGTCGCTGTAACAGCATATCAACAGAAAAAGTCCCAACGTGAAGTAAATCATGCGGTTAGCCATTGTAATAGAAACGCAGACACAAGAGATCAGGATATGAATGTCTATTACAAACCCATTACACGCTTTATATAGCCCAAACCATAACTCTCCGCAAAGACTAATTCATCTTGACTCCGTATATTTCACGGATCCTTCCAGAGTTGTTGCTCTTTTCCTTACGTCACACTAAGTCTTACTGCATGTGGTTGTCTCGCCTGCTACCGCAGATGTATTCTCACCATCCTTTCATTAACgttgaaattttctatcttctcccTGCCCTGCTGCGTATGCCTATCTCAAGATCAACTTACCTCCTGCCTTACACGTATTCTCGCCATCGCCATCATTTTAGTAATGTGGAATTGTTTAGACTTAATTGGAACGGTGGGCTTCTTCAAAGGAAACAATATATAAATCTTTCTCCACCGTGGGAGAATCGGTATGAGAGGAAAGTTTCTTTCTTGGAGTTGGATATTGGCCTAAAGACTGTCCATGCTTTGTACCCTTTTTCAATGAGATTTTTATCTCTcgtcatttaaattaatttatgttattcAATGTTTATTTCTCAGATTGTCTATGTTCTAGGACAGAAAAACATTGCTCAAAATAACTTATGTTCATTTACTTTACATTGAATGCGTTGATTAGAATATctatttcacatccatctacaaTTTTGAAGTCAAGTAGGTGTATTACTTTTCTTTAGCAGTTTTGGAGACCTAAATTATAGGTTTAAGACAACATATGCAAACATAAGAACCAATTTATGGAGGATAAATGTATAAGAAGATAGATTTTGGAGAGGTATTCTACAAGAAAAAAAACTTTTTGGTGGTGTTGAGAATCCCATCTTGGAAGAGACCATGTTGTCCAAGGGATCTAGTATTTAGAATTATTTAAGATCGTTTTATTTTTCCAAACCCTAGAGGGTAGATGGGTAGCGGAAATAGAATCCGGTTTTGACATTACAATTCACTAGAATCCATCACCTCTATAAGATATAACCTTATTAAGACGTTGATGTCTGATTTTCAGAATGTCATGGGTGAGTAGTTTGAATGCATCTTGAACTACCTTGGGTCAAGGTACAACAGTGACTAAAAATCGTACCGCTTCCAATACTCATAACTATAATGAATGTAAACCGCGATATTTTAGAGAAAAGAGCCTTCATTCTCAAACTGTTGATGGGTGCGAAAACATTGCTCACGTTGCGTTGAGTGCGTTGCTTAGATTGTCTCTTTCACATCCATCTACAGTTGAACTCGGCCAAAATTTAATCTTTAGGTGAGTGTGTTGTTGTAAAtgaagtgcattgttgtaaatgaagTAGGTGTCTTTTCTAGCAGTTTTGGAGATCAAAATTTTACCTTTAGGTGAGTGAATTCTCTTTAATAAAGTAGGTTTACTACTTTTTCTAATGTTTGAGATCTGTCTATTTCCATTTTTCGACACCAAAACTTTTCGTCCAGTTGACTGCATTGTCCTCTCGATTCTCCTTTTAACAAAGTACATACAGTTGAtttagatgatttattttttattatttttgtgagatatatgtttatttaatattttttttaacttaatgTTTTGATGAATTAGTTGTTTGGGGTAACtaaataggaaaatataatattaaagattatttttttcctcttacttcaatcaaatatatgagaaaagtatttcatattgattagacatttcattttatttatttttatttatattgattgaattttcttttcttttatatcaaataatatgacaattataaatagtttataaaaaatattcaatttgagAAGTAAAAAATGCGTTAAAAGTGATATATTGGGATGATTCTTGGTTGGGAAACGTTTAGTTCCATGATCCCTTGTTTACCTATCAAGAATTATCTTTTTACTCTCTTTGGATAAGGGTGGCTAACTAATGAACTTTTTACAATTAAGAAATCAAAGTGATCAACAATCGAATATAAGGAACAAATAGAGTGAGAGGGGGAATAAAATTCTACACCTGATCGATTCATGATTATAATAAGTGGTTCATATTATAGAAGAGCAAGTCAATAAAACAGTTTGGTCATATTTTACGCTAGTATAATCTCAGTTTTCTTGATAACTACTCgagtacatttttttttaatatctctcATAGGTTTTACCTTGTCTTTCATACCACACTCACAATCTCCAATTCCCCATTGAGTTTCCACAAATGACTAATACGAAAGGTAAATCTACATCCATGTAAGAGCATGGACACCGGGAGTGATCTAATATTGGATGCAATTAAGTGAGGAATATTTTTTGAATGAATCCCTATACTTTTGGACCCTTTAATGACATGGTTTGCATAAGTAAGAAAATGTTTATTAATGTAGAGAGCATGGTTTTAGGTACTTTTCTATGTGGAGGTGATACAAATAGGCATGGGTAGCCTATGCGGTTACAGATGATTGTGGTTCTTCCATCAACGCTATTCTCTTTTTTATT encodes the following:
- the LOC131058064 gene encoding putative germin-like protein 2-2, translated to MAGDPDPLQDFCVADEESNVLVNGFVCKDPMQVSANDFFFRGLGQAGNTDNDVGSNVTMANVKQIPGLNTFGISLVRIDYAVGGINPPHTHPRATEVLVLLEGQLLVGFIDTSNKFFSKTLEKGDVFVFPKALVHFQQNVGHENAVAIAGLSSQFPGVQTIANSLFAANPPLPDSVLSKAFRITQELVNYIQKKFAY